A region of Sugiyamaella lignohabitans strain CBS 10342 chromosome A, complete sequence DNA encodes the following proteins:
- the RET2 gene encoding Ret2p (Delta subunit of the coatomer complex (COPI); COPI coats Golgi-derived transport vesicles; involved in retrograde transport between Golgi and ER; GO_component: GO:0030126 - COPI vesicle coat [Evidence IEA]; GO_component: GO:0030126 - COPI vesicle coat [Evidence IMP,ISS] [PMID 8617224]; GO_component: GO:0030663 - COPI-coated vesicle membrane [Evidence IEA]; GO_component: GO:0005794 - Golgi apparatus [Evidence IEA]; GO_component: GO:0000139 - Golgi membrane [Evidence IEA]; GO_component: GO:0030131 - clathrin adaptor complex [Evidence IEA]; GO_component: GO:0005737 - cytoplasm [Evidence IEA,IEA]; GO_component: GO:0031410 - cytoplasmic vesicle [Evidence IEA]; GO_component: GO:0016020 - membrane [Evidence IEA]; GO_function: GO:0003674 - molecular_function [Evidence ND]; GO_process: GO:0006888 - ER to Golgi vesicle-mediated transport [Evidence IMP] [PMID 8617224]; GO_process: GO:0048313 - Golgi inheritance [Evidence IGI] [PMID 18595704]; GO_process: GO:0051645 - Golgi localization [Evidence IGI] [PMID 18595704]; GO_process: GO:0006886 - intracellular protein transport [Evidence IEA]; GO_process: GO:0015031 - protein transport [Evidence IEA]; GO_process: GO:0006890 - retrograde vesicle-mediated transport, Golgi to ER [Evidence IEA]; GO_process: GO:0006890 - retrograde vesicle-mediated transport, Golgi to ER [Evidence IMP] [PMID 8617224]; GO_process: GO:0006810 - transport [Evidence IEA,IEA]; GO_process: GO:0016192 - vesicle-mediated transport [Evidence IEA,IEA]), which translates to MESHEEKIQEIIERNKELEAAEERKKKAKQLEMQRREVSKRGGVGGIGNSASVGAGYGGNIGSGFGNSSLASNSYASNNGSNSSIYNNSDYDSGASKKPLSAFKGRGLQLGSKKGSSSFHSEASPLMGEEEDPLEYKEKAPSSLTTADHSARSRTTLASAHQHKSSSDNQGIEVSIVETISATLGRDGSVVNSEIKGHLDLRIADPNLAKVKLLTSANGQDVGSQYKTHPNVDKAKFSQQNIITVRDPSRPFPSNNQELSVLRWKVNGKPDDNHLAPVTFNCWFSRSDPGFFDVTIEYELNPLFSETLDNLVVTIPLVSSNAHVSDASLVWDQFDDHLEWIVPVIQPGSDNTSGSFEFTAEADSEEDFFPMNVSFKVKDSLTTFGKVDVRDVVSASDESISVPFQKRTDVSSDTYIIS; encoded by the coding sequence ATGGAGAGTCATGAAGAGAAAATTCAGGAAATTATTGAGAGAAACAAGGAACTGGAAGCAGCTGAggagaggaagaaaaaagccAAGCAATTGGAGATGCAAAGACGTGAAGTTTCGAAACGAGGCGGTGTTGGCGGCATTGGCAATAGCGCCTCAGTCGGAGCAGGTTATGGTGGTAATATCGGCTCTGGCTTTGGCAACAGTTCATTGGCTTCAAATAGTTATGCATCGAACAATGGAAGCAACTCGTCCATTTATAACAACTCCGATTATGACAGTGGTGCATCCAAAAAACCGTTATCAGCTTTCAAAGGAAGAGGGTTGCAATTAGGATCTAAGAAAGGTTCCTCTAGTTTCCACTCTGAAGCAAGTCCACTTAtgggagaagaagaagatcctTTGGAATATAAGGAAAAAGCCCCGTCATCGCTCACTACTGCCGATCATTCTGCTCGCTCAAGAACGACATTGGCTTCTGCTCATCAGCACAAATCCAGCAGCGACAACCAGGGTATTGAGGTTTCAATTGTGGAAACCATTAGTGCTACTCTTGGAAGAGACGGTTCAGTTGTAAACTCGGAAATAAAAGGACACCTCGATCTCAGGATTGCAGATCCCAATCTTGCGAAGGTAAAACTCTTGACATCTGCCAATGGCCAAGATGTTGGATCACAATACAAAACACACCCCAATGTTGATAAGGCTAAGTTCTCACAACAAAATATCATTACCGTGCGTGATCCATCTCGACCCTTTCCTTCTAACAACCAAGAACTATCTGTCTTGCGTTGGAAAGTCAATGGTAAGCCAGATGATAACCACTTGGCACCAGTTACATTCAATTGTTGGTTTTCACGTTCAGATCCCGGTTTCTTCGATGTTACTATAGAATATGAGTTGAATCCACTCTTTTCTGAGACTCTCGACAACCTGGTGGTGACTATCCCTCTAGTTTCGTCAAATGCGCATGTTTCAGATGCTTCCCTTGTATGGGATCAGTTCGATGATCACCTCGAATGGATTGTTCCTGTTATCCAGCCAGGTTCTGATAACACATCTGGTAGCTTCGAGTTCACAGCTGAAGCTGATTCGGAGGAAGACTTCTTCCCTATGAACGTATCGTTTAAGGTCAAAGATTCTCTTACGACTTTTGGTAAGGTTGACGTTCGGGATGTTGTTTCTGCGTCGGACGAGAGTATTTCGGTTCCATTCCAGAAGCGTACGGATGTTTCATCTGACACGTATATTATTAGCTAG